One genomic window of Conger conger chromosome 7, fConCon1.1, whole genome shotgun sequence includes the following:
- the rabep1 gene encoding rab GTPase-binding effector protein 1 isoform X2 codes for MAEQASGSALPPQHDAGGLQQPLSMSDQERADFTKFKQQMEMEFNQKRAKFKELYMSKEEELKRQGATLESVQSELSLVQAQLTAAQGEMETIKAVAMVSESTKQEAIDQVKGQWQEEVASLQAIMKDTVREYEVQFHQRLEQERAQWGQYREAVEREMADLRRRLSEGQEEENLENDMKKAQEDAEKLRSVVMPMEHEIAALKSKLTVAEDRVKELEASKVKELNHVLEAEKSCRTDLEMYVAVLNTQKSVLQEDAEKLRKELHEVCHLLELERQQHNQLKHTWQRANDQFLESQRLLMRDMQRIESVLSSEQLRQVEEMKKRDQEEDEKQRISLAKELKEDDSTEQGEPAEDSLLGLSTDEGHTNHSMHSSMHSLDADLASGPEGSDLYKDGLRRVQSTDSLGSSGGLLQPRGLGYNHKAKSASNLDESDFGPLVGAECGGPENLDTASISSIPLSTGHFLLTKDQEKAIKAMTPEQEETASLLSSISQAPDSAYLPPSGYRLVSECEWNLLQQEVKNAGRKLGRRCDMCSNYEKQLQVIQGQEAETRDQVKKLQVMLRQANDQLERTITEKQELEDSVKQGNEETTAKVTTLMQKVQESETLLSTLQQAFSQAKRNTQEQMAVLLQSREQVADELSRLQRDNESLQGKHRLHLHLQRQEDFQMPSSVQLVFNTPVCIIWREAAD; via the exons ATGGCCGAGCAGGCCTCGGGATCCGCCCTGCCGCCTCAGCATGACG CAGGGGGACTGCAACAGCCCTTGTCTATGTCTGACCAGGAGCGAGCTGACTTCACAAAGTTCAAGCAACAGATGGAGATGGAGTTTAACCAAAAGCGGGCTAAATTCAAGGAGCTCTATATGTCAAAAGAAG AGGAGCTGAAGCGGCAGGGCGCCACTTTGGAGTCTGTCCAGTCGGAGCTGAGCCTGGTCCAGGCCCAGCTCACAGCCGCCCAAGGGGAAATGGAGACCATCAAGGCAGTGGCCATGGTTTCGGAGAGCACCAAACAGGAAGCCATTGACCAGGTGAAGGGCCAGTGGCAGGAGGAGGTGGCCTCACTACAGGCCATCATGAAAG ACACCGTGCGGGAGTACGAGGTGCAGTTTCACCAGCGGCTGGAGCAGGAGCGGGCGCAGTGGGGCCAGTACCGTGAGGCCGTGGAGAGGGAGATGGCCGACTTGAGGCGTCGCCTCTCCGAgggccaggaggaggagaacCTGGAGAACGACATGAAGAAG GCTCAGGAGGATGCAGAAAAGCTCCGGTCAGTGGTGATGCCAATGGAGCATGAAATTGCAGCGCTGAAAAGCAAGCTGACCGTTGCTGAAGACCGGGTGAAAGAACTGGAGGCATCCAAG GTGAAGGAGCTCAATCACGTCCTAGAGGCAGAAAAGTCCTGCCGCACTGACCTGGAAATGTACGTGGCTGTCCTCAATACCCAGAAGTCCGTTCTTCAGGAAGATGCAGAGAAGCTGCGCAAAGAACTACACGAGG TGTGCCacctgctggagctggagcGGCAGCAGCACAACCAGCTGAAGCACACCTGGCAGAGGGCCAACGACCAGTTCCTGGAGTCACAGAGGCTGCTGATGAGGGACATGCAGAGGATCGAGAGCGTGCTGTCCTCAGAGCAGCTCCGTCAGGTGGAGGAGATGAAGAAGAGGGACCAG gaggaggatgagaagcAGCGAATCAGCCTGGCCAAAGAGCTGAAGGAGGATGACAGCACCGAACAGGGGGAGCCTGCCGAAGACTCGCTCCTGGGCCTGTCTACCGATGAG GGCCACACAAACCACAGCATGCACAGCTCCATGCACTCCCTGGACGCCGACCTGGCCAGCGGGCCGGAGGGCTCGGATCTCTACAAGGACGGACTCCGCAGGGTGCAGTCCACGGACAGCCTGGGCTCCTCTGGGGGCCTGCTGCAGCCCCGCGGCCTGGGCTACAACCACAAGGCCAAGTCGGCCAGCAACCTGGACGAGTCCGACTTCGGGCCGCTGGTGGGGGCGGAGTGCGGGGGCCCGGAGAACTTGGACACGGCCTCCATCAGCTCCATCCCGCTCTCCACGGGCCACTTCCTCCTCACCAAGGACCAGGAGAAGGCCATCAAGGCCATGACCCCCGAGCAGGAGGAGACCGCCTCCTTgctctccagcatctcccaggCCCCTGACTCGGCCTACCTGCCTCCCTCCGGGTACAGGCtggtcagtgagtgtgagtggaaCCTGCTGCAGCAAgag GTGAAGAATGCAGGGAGGAAGTTGGGCCGTCGTTGTGATATGTGCTCCAACTATGAGAAACAGCTGCAGGTCATCCAAGGCCAAGAGGCAGAGACACGCGATCAG GTGAAGAAGCTGCAGGTGATGTTACGACAGGCCAATGATCAGTTAGAGAGAACCATTACTGAGAAACAGGAGCTGGAGGACTCTGTGAAACAAGGCAATGAGGAAACCACTGCTAAG GTGACCACTCTGATGCAGAAAGTCCAGGAGTCTGAGACTCTGCTCAGCACTCTCCAGCAGGCCTTCAGCCAAGCAAAGAGGAACACTCAGGAGCAGATG GCAGTGCTGTTGCAGTCCAGGGAGCAGGTGGCCGATGAGCTGAGCCGACTGCAGAGAGACAACGAGAGCTTGCAGGGGAAACACCGGCTGCATCTGCATCTGCAGCGACAAGAGGACTTCCAGATGCCCTCCAGTGTACAG cttgtctttaatacACCGGTGTGTATAATATGGCGAGAAGCAGCTGACTGA
- the derl2 gene encoding derlin-2, whose amino-acid sequence MTCQESAGRADLSKMAYQTFQQEYFQIPVVTRAYTTACVLTTAAVQLELITPFQLYFNPDLILKHYQVWRLITNFLFFGPVGFNFLFNMIFLYRYCRMLEEGSFRGRTADFVFMFLFGGVLMTIFGTFVSLVFLGQAFTIMLVYVWSRRNPNVRMNFFGLLNFQAPFLPWVLMGFSLLLGNSIIVDLLGIAVGHVYYFLEDVFPNQPGGGRWLKTPTLLKMLFDTPEDDANYNPLPEERPGGFAWGEGQRLGG is encoded by the exons ATGACGTGTCAAGAAAGTGCCGGAAGAGCCGATCTGTCCAAGATGGCTTACCAAACGTTTCAACAGGAATATTTTCAGATTCCTGTTGTGACCAGGGCATATACTACCGCCTGTGTTCTCACAACCGCCGCTGTG CAACTGGAACTAATCACACCGTTCCAGTTATACTTCAATCCCGATTTGATATTGAAACATTATCAG GTATGGCGGCTCATAAccaattttctgttttttggtcCTGTTGGTTTCAACTTTCTTTTcaatatgattttttt ATATCGGTACTGCCGGATGCTGGAGGAGGGCTCATTTAGAGGTCGCACTGCTGACTTTGTGTTCATGTTCCTCTTTGGTGGTGTCCTCATGACC ATATTTGGCACCTTTGTTAGCCTTGTGTTCCTGGGCCAAGCTTTCACCATTATGCTGGTGTACGTGTGGAGCCGACGCAACCCTAATGTTCGCATGAACTTCTTCGGCCTACTAAACTTCCAGGCCCCTTTCCTGCCCTGGGTGCTCATGGGATTTTCCCTGCTTCTAGGCAACTCCATCATTGTTGACCTTCTAG GCATTGCTGTAGGACATGTGTACTACTTTCTGGAGGATGTCTTCCCAAACCAGCCTGGGGGTGGCAGATGGCTGAAGACACCCACCCTTCT AAAGATGTTGTTTGACACTCCTGAAGACGATGCTAACTATAACCCTCTCCCAGAGGAGCGCCCAGGTGGCTTTGCCTGGGGTGAGGGACAGCGCCTTGGGGGCTAA
- the mis12 gene encoding protein MIS12 homolog: MAECTSEVEPLCPESLKLYEAQFFGFTPQTCMLRVYSAFQDSLYDILATVEAVFVKKLGGPDPRPELCQQAREYTENLLKYLQERIQRLSSRMETLLVNNVLFVPRNVLLPEDQPHKKYPQGVEQLLKLETELAELQQSYQAEVCAKHALLAELEEQRAVQEQLDGLLKWIGELRFTWMQGGMGSVQDSFAFMTQTVRSLQDIMKEIARKTNGLE, from the exons atggCGGAGTGCACAAGTGAAG TGGAGCCGCTGTGTCCCGAGTCTCTGAAGTTATACGAGGCCCAGTTCTTTGGATTTAccccacagacatgcatgctGAGAGTGTACAGTGCCTTCCAGGACTCATTGTACGACATTTTGGCCACAGTTGAGGCCGTTTTTGTGAAGAAACTAGGCGGGCCAGATCCACGACCGGAGTTGTGTCAGCAAGCGAGGGAATACACCGAAAATTTACTAAAATACCTACAGGAGCGCATCCAGCGTCTCTCCAGCCGTATGGAGACGCTGCTTGTAAACAACGTCCTGTTTGTTCCCCGTAACGTGCTGCTTCCCGAGGACCAACCACACAAGAAGTACCCCCAAGGCGTGGAGCAGTTGCTGAAGTTGGAGACTGAGTTGGCAGAGCTGCAGCAATCCTACCAGGCGGAGGTGTGCGCCAAGCACGCATTGCTGGCAGAACTAGAGGAGCAAAGAGCGGTTCAAGAACAACTTGACGGCTTGCTGAAGTGGATCGGTGAGCTGCGATTCACCTGGATGCAGGGCGGCATGGGTAGCGTGCAAGACAGCTTCGCCTTCATGACGCAGACTGTCAGGAGTTTGCAGGACATTATGAAAGAAATTGCCAGAAAAACCAACGGACTGGAGTAG
- the ift22 gene encoding intraflagellar transport protein 22 homolog produces MFKAKILIIGPSESGKTVLANFLSDTVETIGGDYSPTQGVRILEFESQNLSGTGKNVACEVELWDCAGDLRFESCWPALMKDSNGVVIIFNPDMPSHLKEVEMWHSSFVSSQGLQESQCLLMAHHKPGSAADNSRPVLASQLNKLPLIHSNLEEDPEEARQEFHRYLGSVVRTLSESREREEMSIIT; encoded by the exons ATGTTCAAAGCAAAAATACTAATAATTGGGCCAAGTGAG AGTGGGAAGACGGTGCTGGCCAATTTTCTCTCAGACACTGTTGAAACAATAGGAGGGGACTACAGCCCGACACAAGGTGTCAG GATTCTGGAGTTTGAATCGCAGAATTTGAGTGGCACTGGGAAGAACGTGGCTTGTGAGGTGGAGCTGTGGGACTGTGCTGGAGACTTAAG GTTTGAATCCTGCTGGCCAGCTTTAATGAAGGATTCCAACGGAGTGGTCATCATTTTTAACCCAGACATGCCCAGCCATCTGAAGGAAGTTGAGATGTGGCATTCCTCATTCGTTTCCTCGCAAGgtttacaggagagccagtgtcTGCTAATGGCACATCACAAACCAGGCAGTGCAGCCGACAATAGCCGACCGGTTCTAG CATCACAGCTGAACAAGCTGCCCCTGATTCACTCAAACCTAGAGGAGGATCCAGAGGAGGCACGGCAGGAGTTTCACAGATACCTGGGGTCCGTTGTGAGGACACTGTCAGAAAGCAGAGAGCGTGAGGAGATGTCAATAATCACTTGA